The Sinomicrobium kalidii genome contains a region encoding:
- a CDS encoding acetyl-CoA C-acyltransferase, whose translation MKTAYIVKAYRTAVGKAPRGTFRFKRPDELAAETIQHIMNELPALDKNRIDDVMVGNAMPEAEQGLNMGRLISLMGLDIADVPGVTVNRYCASGIETIGMATAKIQTGMADCIIAGGAESMSYIPMGGYKPVPDYAMAKAGHEDYYWGMGLTAEAVAEKFKVSREDQDEFAFNSHQKALKAQDEGKFDQQIVPIEIEQVFVNASGKKAEKSYTVKQDEGPRADTSMEALGRLKPVFADGGSVTAGNSSQMSDGAAFVMVMSEEMVKELNLEPIARLVSYAAAGVAPRIMGIGPIKAIPKALKQAGMQLNEIELVELNEAFASQSLAVIREVGLDPGIVNVNGGAIALGHPLGCTGAKLSVQLFDEMKRRGNKYGMVTMCVGTGQGAAGIYELL comes from the coding sequence ATGAAAACAGCATATATAGTAAAAGCATACCGGACGGCCGTTGGCAAAGCGCCAAGGGGGACGTTCCGGTTCAAGAGGCCGGATGAACTCGCGGCAGAGACCATTCAGCACATTATGAACGAACTGCCGGCCCTGGACAAAAACCGTATTGACGATGTGATGGTAGGTAATGCCATGCCCGAAGCCGAACAGGGCCTGAACATGGGCCGCCTGATCTCCCTGATGGGACTCGACATTGCAGACGTCCCCGGAGTTACGGTCAACAGGTATTGTGCTTCCGGAATAGAGACCATTGGTATGGCCACGGCCAAAATACAGACCGGAATGGCCGATTGTATTATTGCCGGGGGAGCAGAAAGCATGAGTTACATCCCGATGGGAGGTTACAAGCCTGTCCCCGATTACGCAATGGCAAAGGCAGGGCACGAAGATTATTACTGGGGCATGGGACTTACGGCAGAGGCCGTGGCCGAAAAATTCAAAGTGTCCCGTGAAGATCAGGATGAATTTGCCTTCAATTCCCATCAAAAAGCCCTGAAAGCACAGGACGAAGGTAAATTTGACCAACAAATCGTCCCTATAGAAATCGAACAGGTATTCGTCAACGCCTCAGGGAAAAAAGCAGAGAAATCCTATACGGTTAAACAGGACGAAGGCCCGAGGGCAGACACTTCAATGGAAGCCCTGGGCCGTCTGAAACCGGTATTTGCCGATGGCGGAAGTGTTACTGCCGGTAATTCCTCACAAATGAGTGACGGGGCAGCTTTTGTCATGGTAATGAGTGAAGAGATGGTAAAAGAACTCAACCTCGAACCTATTGCACGACTGGTCAGCTATGCCGCTGCCGGTGTAGCACCCAGGATCATGGGAATAGGTCCTATAAAAGCCATCCCTAAAGCATTAAAACAAGCCGGCATGCAGTTGAACGAAATAGAACTCGTAGAGCTCAACGAAGCTTTTGCTTCCCAATCGCTTGCCGTGATCCGGGAAGTCGGATTGGACCCGGGTATTGTCAATGTAAACGGAGGGGCCATAGCATTGGGACACCCTCTGGGGTGTACCGGGGCCAAACTATCCGTACAACTCTTTGACGAAATGAAACGCAGGGGCAACAAGTACGGTATGGTAACCATGTGTGTGGGAACCGGCCAGGGAGCAGCCGGGATTTACGAGTTGTTATAG
- a CDS encoding acyl-CoA dehydrogenase family protein: METQTEKDNILRGGQFIVKETSCEDVFTPEDFSEEQKMMRDTVKDFIDREVWPNKERFEKKDYAFTEEIMRKAGELGLLSVAVPEAYNGMGMDFVSTMLVCDYISGATGSLATAFGAHTGIGTMPILLYGTEEQKQKYVPRLATGEWFGCYCLTEPGAGSDANSGKTKAVLSEDGKHYLISGQKMWISNAGFCDLMIVFARIEDDKYITGFIVEYDPDNGITLGEEEHKLGIRASSTRQVFFNETKVPVENMLSERGNGFKIAMNALNIGRIKLAAACLDAQRRVTTNSVKYANERVQFNTPIANFGAIRAKLAEMAATAYAGESACYRAAKNIEDRIAIRKSDGNSHQEAELKGVEEYAIECSILKVAISEDIQNCTDEGIQIFGGMGFSEDTPMEAAWRDARISRIYEGTNEINRMLAVGMLVKKAMKGHVDLLTPAQNVADELLGIPSFDVPDYSELFSEEKEMVAKLKKVFLMVAGAAVRKYGPELEEHQQLLMAAADILIEIYMAESVILRTEKLARKEGEDKAIAQIAMAKLYLYKAVDIITQKGKEGIVSFAEGDEQRMMLMGLKRFTKYTNMPNVISLRNTIAEKLVAENEYCF; encoded by the coding sequence ATGGAAACACAAACAGAAAAAGACAATATCCTTCGCGGCGGACAGTTTATCGTAAAAGAAACATCATGCGAAGATGTTTTTACTCCCGAGGATTTTTCGGAAGAACAAAAGATGATGCGCGATACGGTAAAAGATTTTATAGACCGGGAAGTATGGCCCAATAAAGAGCGGTTTGAGAAAAAAGACTATGCCTTTACCGAGGAAATTATGCGTAAGGCAGGAGAACTGGGCCTTCTCAGTGTAGCCGTACCCGAAGCATACAACGGTATGGGAATGGACTTCGTTTCCACCATGCTGGTATGCGATTATATTTCGGGGGCTACCGGTTCCCTGGCTACGGCTTTCGGAGCACATACAGGAATCGGCACCATGCCCATCCTTCTCTACGGAACGGAAGAACAAAAACAAAAGTATGTGCCCAGACTGGCCACGGGAGAATGGTTCGGCTGTTACTGCCTCACGGAGCCCGGTGCCGGGAGCGATGCCAATAGCGGGAAAACAAAAGCGGTGCTCAGTGAAGACGGCAAACATTACCTCATATCGGGACAGAAAATGTGGATATCCAATGCCGGGTTCTGTGACCTGATGATCGTGTTTGCCCGCATTGAAGATGACAAATACATCACCGGTTTTATCGTAGAATACGACCCGGACAACGGAATTACTTTGGGCGAAGAAGAACACAAACTGGGAATCAGGGCCTCCTCTACCCGTCAGGTATTTTTTAATGAGACCAAAGTGCCGGTGGAAAACATGCTCTCTGAAAGGGGGAATGGTTTTAAAATAGCCATGAACGCCCTGAACATAGGTCGTATAAAACTTGCGGCAGCATGTCTTGACGCACAGCGGAGGGTGACCACCAATTCGGTAAAATATGCTAACGAACGCGTACAGTTCAACACCCCGATCGCAAATTTCGGGGCCATAAGGGCTAAGCTCGCTGAAATGGCGGCCACGGCATATGCCGGTGAATCCGCCTGTTACAGGGCAGCCAAAAATATTGAAGACAGGATAGCCATCAGGAAATCCGACGGCAACAGTCACCAGGAAGCCGAATTAAAAGGTGTTGAAGAATATGCCATTGAATGTTCCATACTGAAGGTAGCCATTTCGGAAGACATCCAGAACTGTACGGACGAAGGTATACAGATTTTCGGAGGTATGGGCTTCTCTGAAGACACTCCCATGGAAGCAGCCTGGAGGGATGCCCGTATTTCCCGTATCTATGAAGGTACCAACGAAATCAACCGCATGCTGGCCGTGGGGATGCTTGTCAAAAAGGCCATGAAAGGCCATGTAGACCTCCTTACCCCTGCCCAGAACGTAGCGGACGAACTCCTGGGTATTCCCTCATTCGATGTTCCCGATTATTCCGAGCTGTTTTCCGAAGAGAAGGAAATGGTGGCCAAACTGAAAAAAGTTTTTCTGATGGTTGCCGGTGCAGCCGTTCGGAAATACGGTCCGGAACTGGAAGAACACCAGCAGTTGCTCATGGCAGCAGCCGATATCCTCATTGAGATATACATGGCGGAATCCGTGATATTACGAACAGAAAAACTGGCCCGAAAAGAAGGTGAAGACAAGGCAATTGCACAAATTGCCATGGCAAAACTGTACCTCTATAAAGCCGTGGACATTATCACCCAGAAAGGAAAAGAAGGCATTGTTTCCTTTGCTGAAGGCGACGAGCAACGCATGATGCTCATGGGACTGAAACGTTTTACAAAATATACAAATATGCCCAACGTTATAAGTCTGCGGAATACTATCGCGGAAAAACTGGTTGCAGAAAACGAATATTGTTTCTAA
- the ytxJ gene encoding bacillithiol system redox-active protein YtxJ: protein MGFFDSIFGKKAVAGEGGKETSKRELDWTPLTSEEQLEEIEQESREVPVIIFKHSTRCGISRMAYRNFESDMDAEKEVRLYYLDLLAYRNISDAIASRFGIAHESPQLLLLKDGKVVYNASHGEIAAQKVLQALEGPEMNRHY, encoded by the coding sequence ATGGGTTTTTTTGATAGTATTTTTGGAAAAAAGGCAGTTGCAGGTGAAGGGGGAAAGGAAACATCGAAGAGGGAATTGGATTGGACCCCGTTAACATCAGAAGAACAGCTGGAAGAAATAGAACAGGAGAGCAGGGAGGTCCCCGTAATTATATTCAAACACAGTACACGATGTGGTATCAGCCGTATGGCATACCGCAACTTTGAAAGTGATATGGACGCTGAAAAGGAAGTACGTTTATATTACCTGGACCTGCTGGCGTATCGGAATATTTCCGATGCTATTGCCTCCCGTTTCGGGATCGCGCATGAGAGTCCGCAGCTTTTACTGTTGAAGGACGGTAAGGTTGTTTACAATGCATCCCACGGGGAAATCGCTGCACAGAAAGTACTTCAGGCGTTGGAAGGACCGGAAATGAATAGGCACTATTAA
- the clpB gene encoding ATP-dependent chaperone ClpB translates to MNLNNFTIKSQEAIQQAQQIAQGYGHQEIENEHLFKAIFEVDENVLPFLLKKLQVNVPLLKQILDKTLESFSKVEGGQLMLSREAGTALNEAGIIAKKMNDEYVSIEHLILAIFKSKSKVAQILKDQGVTEKALKTAIDELRKGERVTSAGAEDTYNSLNKYAKNLNQLANDGKLDPVIGRDEEIRRVLQILSRRTKNNPMLVGEPGVGKTAIAEGLAHRIIQGDIPENLRDKEIYSLDMGALIAGAKYKGEFEERLKSVIKEVTSSDGNIVMFIDEIHTLVGAGGGEGAMDAANILKPALARGELRAIGATTLDEYQKYFEKDKALERRFQKVMVDEPDTESAVSILRGIKEKYETHHKVRIKDEAIIAAVELSQRYITNRFLPDKAIDLMDEAASRLRMEINSKPEELDVLDRKVMQLEIEIEAIKRENDEDKLKTLNADLANLKEDRNEIYAKWQSEKEVVDNIQNAKEAIENYKIEAERAEREGDYGKVAELRYGKIKETQEKLDDLQEQLARQQEGGSSLIKEEVTNEDIAEIVAKWTGIPVTKMLQSDREKLLQLEDELHKRVIGQDEAIQAVSNAIRRSRAGLQDEKRPIGSFLFLGTTGVGKTELAKALAEYLFDDESAITRIDMSEYQERHAVSRLVGAPPGYVGYDEGGQLTEAVRRKPYSVVLLDEIEKAHPDTFNILLQVLDEGRLTDNKGRLADFKNTIIIMTSNLGSHIIQEKFEAVKDVFSATEAAKTEVLGLLKQTVRPEFLNRIDDIIMFTPISEDDIKEIVRLQLKNVIKMIAKQHIVLDATEEAIAYLARKGYDPQFGARPVKRVIQREVLNELSREILSGKVSSDSIILLDEFDSKLVFRNQLDTAGE, encoded by the coding sequence ATGAACCTTAACAATTTTACCATAAAATCACAGGAGGCCATCCAGCAGGCACAACAGATTGCCCAGGGATACGGTCATCAGGAAATAGAAAACGAACACCTCTTCAAAGCTATTTTTGAAGTGGATGAGAATGTACTCCCCTTTCTGCTTAAAAAACTTCAGGTGAATGTCCCGCTGTTGAAACAGATACTGGACAAGACCCTCGAAAGTTTTTCAAAAGTGGAAGGCGGACAGCTTATGCTCTCCAGGGAAGCGGGAACCGCATTGAACGAAGCCGGTATTATTGCCAAAAAAATGAACGATGAATACGTTTCCATCGAACATCTGATACTGGCCATTTTTAAATCGAAAAGCAAAGTTGCACAGATCTTAAAGGATCAGGGAGTTACCGAAAAAGCACTAAAGACTGCGATCGATGAACTCCGGAAAGGTGAAAGGGTTACCTCCGCAGGTGCAGAAGACACCTATAATTCCCTGAACAAATACGCCAAGAACCTCAATCAGCTCGCCAATGACGGGAAACTCGATCCCGTAATCGGCCGGGACGAGGAAATCCGGCGGGTACTGCAGATTCTGTCACGACGTACCAAGAACAACCCCATGCTTGTAGGTGAACCCGGAGTGGGAAAAACCGCTATTGCTGAAGGGCTGGCACACCGGATCATCCAGGGAGACATTCCGGAAAACCTCAGGGACAAGGAGATCTATTCCCTCGACATGGGGGCACTCATCGCCGGAGCCAAATACAAGGGTGAATTTGAAGAGCGCCTGAAATCAGTGATCAAGGAAGTCACTTCGTCCGACGGCAATATCGTAATGTTTATAGACGAGATACACACCTTGGTCGGTGCCGGCGGCGGTGAAGGCGCAATGGACGCGGCAAACATACTCAAACCCGCCCTCGCCCGCGGTGAACTCAGGGCCATAGGGGCCACTACCCTGGACGAGTACCAGAAATATTTTGAAAAGGACAAGGCTCTCGAACGGCGTTTTCAGAAAGTCATGGTAGATGAACCCGATACCGAAAGTGCCGTTTCCATACTCCGGGGGATCAAGGAAAAGTATGAAACCCACCACAAGGTGAGGATCAAGGACGAGGCCATTATCGCTGCTGTAGAATTATCACAGCGTTACATCACCAACAGGTTCCTTCCGGACAAGGCCATCGACCTCATGGACGAAGCGGCATCGAGACTGCGTATGGAGATCAATTCCAAACCCGAGGAACTCGACGTTCTGGACAGGAAGGTCATGCAGCTCGAAATAGAGATTGAGGCCATAAAACGCGAGAATGACGAAGACAAGCTCAAGACCCTGAACGCCGACCTTGCCAACCTGAAGGAAGACAGAAATGAGATCTATGCCAAATGGCAGAGTGAAAAAGAGGTTGTAGATAACATCCAGAATGCCAAGGAAGCCATAGAGAACTATAAAATCGAGGCAGAACGTGCGGAACGGGAAGGCGATTACGGGAAAGTAGCCGAACTGCGTTACGGAAAGATCAAGGAAACCCAGGAAAAGCTGGATGATCTTCAGGAACAGCTCGCACGGCAGCAGGAAGGCGGCAGTTCGCTGATCAAGGAAGAAGTCACCAATGAAGACATTGCAGAAATTGTGGCGAAATGGACAGGCATCCCCGTAACCAAAATGTTGCAGAGCGACCGGGAAAAACTGTTGCAGCTCGAAGACGAATTGCACAAAAGGGTGATCGGACAGGATGAGGCCATACAAGCTGTATCGAACGCCATCCGGCGAAGCCGTGCGGGGTTACAGGACGAAAAACGCCCCATCGGTTCGTTCCTGTTCCTCGGCACTACCGGAGTGGGTAAAACCGAACTGGCAAAGGCTCTTGCGGAATACCTGTTCGATGACGAAAGTGCCATCACCCGTATTGATATGAGCGAATACCAGGAACGCCATGCCGTGAGCAGGCTTGTCGGGGCACCTCCGGGATATGTAGGGTATGATGAAGGCGGACAGCTTACCGAGGCGGTAAGGCGCAAGCCCTACTCGGTGGTTTTGCTGGATGAGATCGAAAAGGCGCATCCCGACACCTTTAACATATTGCTTCAGGTGCTGGATGAAGGTCGATTGACGGACAATAAAGGACGCCTGGCCGATTTTAAAAACACCATTATCATAATGACCAGTAACCTGGGAAGCCATATCATACAGGAAAAATTCGAGGCGGTAAAAGATGTATTCAGTGCCACCGAAGCGGCCAAAACAGAAGTGCTCGGATTACTGAAACAGACGGTAAGACCCGAATTCCTGAACCGTATTGACGACATTATCATGTTTACACCCATTTCGGAGGACGACATCAAGGAAATTGTCAGGTTACAGTTGAAAAATGTCATTAAAATGATTGCAAAACAACACATTGTCCTGGATGCTACGGAAGAGGCCATTGCCTACCTGGCCAGGAAAGGATATGATCCCCAGTTTGGTGCACGTCCGGTAAAACGGGTTATACAGCGGGAAGTACTCAATGAGCTTTCCAGGGAAATCCTGAGCGGAAAAGTGTCTTCCGACAGTATCATCCTGCTGGACGAATTTGACAGCAAACTCGTATTCCGAAATCAGCTGGATACTGCCGGGGAATAA
- a CDS encoding tetratricopeptide repeat protein, whose protein sequence is MKKKIFIFSALLISTLSIAQRKELRDAEKALKKGNIEEAKSALQSVEGAISSADDKYKAQYYFLDGKLNYEEAKKGVNTDVAYQDAVQSFKDLIAVEKESGREKYTGEASQLIQSISADLVNSAVEDNQNQDYAAAAKKLYMAYQLDTNNQDYLYYAASSAVNGEDYDTALKYYVELKELGYTGETTKYYATNKESGEREELPTKEQRDLMVKAGTHEKPEEEKTESRLPEIVKNIALIYSQKGDSEKAIEAVQEARKVDPEDINLLMTEANLYIKLGQKDKFREVMEQAIEKDPTNPMLYYNLGVISAEQGNKEQARKYYEKAIELDPEYEASYMNMASLVLGEEVAIVDEMNSLGTSQADNKRYDELKKKREGLYKEAIPYLQKLLEINPESVEATKTLMNIYGSIGEDAKYKEMKAKLDTME, encoded by the coding sequence ATGAAGAAAAAAATTTTTATTTTTTCTGCCTTGTTGATTTCTACGCTGTCCATTGCACAGCGGAAAGAACTCAGGGATGCGGAAAAAGCATTGAAGAAGGGAAATATTGAGGAAGCCAAGTCTGCTTTGCAAAGTGTAGAAGGGGCTATTTCTTCTGCCGATGACAAGTACAAGGCACAATATTATTTCCTGGACGGAAAATTAAATTATGAGGAAGCAAAAAAAGGTGTAAATACTGATGTGGCCTATCAGGACGCAGTACAATCATTCAAGGACCTTATCGCCGTGGAAAAAGAGTCCGGAAGAGAAAAATATACCGGAGAAGCTTCCCAGCTCATCCAGTCCATTTCAGCTGATCTTGTGAATTCTGCCGTGGAAGACAATCAGAACCAGGATTACGCAGCTGCAGCTAAAAAACTGTACATGGCCTATCAACTGGACACCAATAACCAGGATTACCTGTACTACGCTGCTTCCAGTGCGGTGAACGGAGAAGATTATGATACCGCACTGAAATATTACGTGGAACTGAAAGAGCTCGGGTACACCGGTGAAACGACCAAGTACTATGCGACAAATAAAGAAAGCGGTGAACGTGAAGAACTTCCCACCAAGGAACAACGCGACCTTATGGTAAAGGCAGGGACGCACGAAAAACCCGAAGAAGAGAAAACGGAGTCCAGGCTTCCTGAGATCGTGAAAAACATTGCCCTGATCTATTCGCAGAAAGGGGATAGTGAAAAAGCTATTGAAGCGGTGCAAGAGGCGAGAAAAGTGGATCCGGAAGATATTAACCTCCTTATGACCGAGGCCAACCTTTACATTAAACTTGGACAGAAAGACAAGTTCAGAGAGGTTATGGAACAGGCCATTGAAAAAGACCCGACTAATCCCATGCTCTATTACAACCTTGGGGTTATCAGCGCCGAACAGGGAAATAAGGAACAGGCCAGAAAATATTATGAAAAGGCCATCGAACTCGATCCCGAATACGAAGCCAGCTACATGAACATGGCTTCCCTGGTGTTGGGCGAGGAAGTAGCCATAGTAGACGAAATGAACAGTCTGGGAACTTCGCAGGCGGATAACAAACGCTATGACGAACTGAAAAAGAAAAGGGAAGGGCTGTACAAAGAGGCTATTCCTTACCTTCAAAAATTACTGGAAATAAACCCGGAGAGTGTTGAAGCCACAAAAACACTGATGAACATATACGGTTCAATCGGGGAAGATGCCAAATACAAAGAAATGAAGGCGAAGCTGGATACTATGGAATAG
- the gyrA gene encoding DNA gyrase subunit A, whose translation MAEGEKLIPINIEDEMKSAYIDYSMSVIVSRALPDVRDGLKPVHRRVLFGMHELGVLSNRSYKKSARIVGEVLGKYHPHGDTSVYDAMVRMAQEWSLRYMMVDGQGNFGSVDGDPPAAMRYTEARMRKISEDMLADIDKETVDHTLNFDDTLKEPSVLPTRVPNLLINGASGIAVGMATNMPPHNLAEVVDGTIAYIDNNDIEVDELIQHVKAPDFPTGGIIYGYDGVKEAFKTGKGRVVIRAKAIIEEVQGRECIVVTEIPYQVNKAEMIKKTAELVNDKKLEGIANIRDESDRNGMRIVYVLKRDAIPNIVLNTLYKYTSLQSSFSVNNIALVKGRPQLLNLKDMIHHFVEHRHEVVVRRTEYELRKAEERAHILEGLIIASDNIDEVIALIRASNNAEEAREKLIERFSLSEVQARAIVEMRLRQLTGLEQDKLRAEYEDIKKLIEELKDILARKERRMEIIKEELEEIRSKYGDPRRSTIEYAGGDLSIEDMIPDEQVVITISHAGYIKRTPLTEYKTQNRGGVGQKASTTRNEDFLEDLFVGTNHQYMLFFTQKGKCFWLRVYEVPEGTKTSKGRAIQNLINISQDDKVKAFICTKDLKDEEYINSHYVIMATKKGVVKKTSLEQYSRPRQNGINAITIREDDELLEAKLTTGNSQVMLAVRSGKAVRFEEEKTRPMGRNASGVRGIRLADESDEVVGMITVNNPQEESVLVVSENGYGKRTFIEDPEDGTPIYRITNRGGKGVKTISITEKTGKLVAIKSVTDSDDLMIINKSGIAIRLNVSDLRVMGRATQGVRLINIKGKDSIAAVAKVMREEDTTDEDIESAEADNMETND comes from the coding sequence ATGGCAGAAGGAGAAAAGCTGATACCTATTAATATAGAGGACGAGATGAAGTCCGCTTACATCGATTATTCGATGTCGGTCATTGTGTCACGTGCCCTTCCCGATGTGAGGGACGGACTAAAGCCCGTGCACAGAAGGGTTTTGTTTGGAATGCATGAGCTCGGGGTGCTGAGCAACAGGTCGTATAAGAAATCGGCCAGAATAGTAGGAGAGGTTTTGGGTAAGTACCATCCGCACGGGGATACGTCGGTATACGACGCCATGGTACGGATGGCCCAGGAATGGAGCCTGCGTTATATGATGGTTGACGGCCAGGGTAATTTCGGTTCTGTAGACGGTGACCCGCCTGCCGCAATGCGTTATACCGAGGCGCGGATGCGCAAGATCTCGGAAGACATGTTGGCAGACATAGACAAAGAGACAGTTGATCACACGCTCAACTTTGACGATACGCTCAAAGAACCTTCGGTATTACCTACCCGGGTACCCAATCTCCTGATAAACGGAGCATCGGGGATTGCCGTGGGGATGGCCACCAATATGCCGCCGCACAATCTGGCGGAAGTGGTGGACGGCACCATCGCTTATATTGATAACAATGACATTGAAGTAGACGAGCTCATTCAGCACGTCAAAGCCCCGGATTTTCCCACAGGTGGAATTATTTACGGTTACGACGGCGTAAAAGAAGCCTTTAAGACCGGAAAAGGAAGAGTGGTTATCCGTGCCAAGGCAATCATAGAAGAGGTGCAGGGGCGTGAGTGCATTGTGGTTACGGAAATTCCCTATCAGGTGAACAAAGCGGAGATGATCAAGAAAACCGCCGAGTTGGTCAATGATAAGAAACTGGAAGGTATTGCCAATATCCGGGACGAATCCGACCGTAACGGGATGCGTATTGTATATGTGCTGAAACGCGATGCCATACCAAACATTGTACTCAACACATTATATAAGTACACTTCGCTGCAATCTTCATTCAGTGTCAATAATATCGCACTGGTGAAAGGCCGGCCGCAATTACTCAACCTCAAGGACATGATCCACCACTTTGTGGAGCATCGGCATGAGGTAGTGGTGAGAAGGACCGAATATGAACTGAGAAAAGCGGAAGAACGGGCACATATCCTGGAAGGGCTTATTATTGCTTCGGATAATATAGATGAAGTTATTGCCCTGATCCGTGCATCGAATAATGCGGAAGAAGCCAGGGAAAAACTTATAGAGCGGTTCTCACTGTCCGAGGTACAGGCCCGGGCCATTGTTGAGATGCGTTTACGACAACTCACCGGTCTGGAACAGGACAAGCTCCGCGCCGAATACGAAGACATCAAGAAACTGATCGAAGAACTCAAGGATATCCTGGCCCGTAAGGAACGAAGGATGGAGATCATTAAGGAAGAGCTCGAGGAGATCAGGAGTAAGTACGGTGACCCCAGAAGGTCGACCATCGAATACGCAGGAGGCGACCTCAGCATAGAGGACATGATACCGGATGAGCAGGTAGTTATTACTATTTCCCATGCCGGATATATTAAGCGAACCCCGCTTACGGAATACAAGACCCAGAACAGGGGAGGCGTAGGACAAAAAGCCTCTACCACACGAAATGAAGATTTTCTTGAAGATCTTTTTGTGGGAACCAATCACCAGTACATGCTGTTTTTTACCCAGAAAGGAAAATGTTTCTGGCTGAGGGTCTACGAAGTTCCGGAAGGGACCAAAACCTCCAAGGGAAGAGCCATACAGAACCTGATCAATATATCACAGGACGATAAGGTAAAAGCGTTTATCTGTACAAAGGACCTCAAGGACGAAGAATACATCAACAGCCACTATGTGATTATGGCAACCAAGAAGGGAGTCGTGAAAAAGACTTCGCTGGAACAGTATTCCCGTCCACGGCAAAACGGTATTAACGCGATCACCATCCGGGAAGACGACGAGCTGCTGGAAGCCAAACTCACTACGGGTAACAGCCAGGTAATGCTGGCCGTGAGATCAGGAAAGGCCGTTCGTTTTGAAGAAGAAAAGACCAGGCCCATGGGAAGGAACGCTTCCGGGGTAAGGGGTATAAGGCTGGCTGATGAATCCGACGAGGTGGTCGGAATGATCACAGTAAATAATCCGCAGGAAGAAAGTGTCCTGGTAGTGTCTGAAAACGGTTACGGAAAACGCACCTTTATAGAGGACCCCGAAGACGGTACACCCATCTACCGCATTACAAACAGGGGAGGAAAAGGGGTGAAAACCATTTCTATTACGGAAAAAACCGGTAAATTAGTGGCCATTAAAAGTGTTACAGATTCGGATGACCTGATGATCATTAATAAATCCGGAATCGCCATACGTCTCAATGTGAGTGATTTACGCGTTATGGGGCGTGCCACACAAGGGGTCAGACTCATCAATATTAAAGGCAAGGATTCCATTGCTGCCGTAGCCAAGGTAATGCGCGAAGAAGATACTACAGACGAAGATATCGAAAGTGCTGAAGCCGACAATATGGAAACAAATGATTAA